Part of the Ferrimicrobium sp. genome is shown below.
GGCATAACTTGCGCCACTGTTGGCCTCGGAACGACCGAGATAATTGAAGGCCCAGACGATGCCAAACATCGCGATTCCGCAGTACAGCAGGGCTGCAGGCCCACCTACCGAAACCGCGCCGACAAGCACCGCCGTTGATGCCGCTATTGAATAAGCTGGCGCGACGCCAGCCACACCCATGACACTTGAGTCGAGCAACGTGAGCGCGCCACGTTTGAGAGTATGCCCACCCTCCTGATGAACCCCCGATCCCTCAGGCGTATGTTCCACTGTGTCCACGTAACTTCCCCCTTTACCGATCCCACGACAGGTATACGTTGTAATGTAACAGATACTACGGATTCATGTTGCATTTTTATCAAACTTCATTGATTCCGCACAAAAATCTCGATAGAACAAACGTATAGCTAGAACATCCCCATCACTTCGTTACCCCCATCGACGGTGAGGATCGTTCCCGTCATCCATCGAGCCTCCTCAGAGAGCAGGAAGGAGATCACATCGGCTACATCTTCGGGTTCCCCGATTCGGCCAAGCGGAAGGCGACGGGAGAGCTGCTCCTCCATCGCGTCGACCAGCATCGAGGCAAACTGGGTACGAACGAGGCCAGGTGCCACCGCATTCACCCGAATACGGGGCCCGAGTTCAGCCGCGAACTGTCGGGTCAGGTGGATGAGAGCCGCCTTGTGCACGTTATACCACCCGATCAGCGGCTCCACATGGAGTCCACCGATGGAGGCAACGTTCACGACAGCACCATGATGATCACCCCCGCCTAGCCGTTTTGCAAACTCCTGGATCATGATGGTCGGAGCCTTTAGGTTCACCTGATAGACGACGTCCATCACCTTCGGGGTAAGCTCGGTCATGGGTCCGGCCCAAGGATTCGTCGCGGCGTTGTTCACCAACAATGTCACCGTACCCAACATCTCCTCGGTCACATCAAAGATCGCCGACGGTGCATCCTCCTCACGTAGGTTGGCTGGACAAATCCCAACAACGGCCTCTGGCAATTGGTCCCGGATCTGTTGGGCAGCCAACTCAAGTTCATCGAGCTTCCTCGCAACCAACATCACCTGATGCCCCTCACGGCTCAGCCGTGTAGCCGTCGCCAATCCAATACCGCGCGAGCCACCGGTGATGATCGCGATCCCCATACCCACTCCCTTCGTTTCCTGTCTTAAGATTAGACCCAAGACGCCAAACAGTGCATGCAGTCGTCAACAGCTGATGACGTCACTCCCCCAGATGGTAGGCTTGCCTGCAACGATGAGCGACACCCCACCTTCTATCTCCAATCGACTCTCAGAATCTTCGAGTCGATATCTACTGCAACACGCCGATGACCCGGTCGCCTGGCAACCGTATGACCGAGAGAGTCTCGATCTTGCGAGTTCCTTGGATCGCCCTCTTCTCATCTCAATTGGCTACTCTGCCTGCCACTGGTGTCATGTGATGGCGCATGAAACCTTCAATCAACCAGAGGTGGCGGCCTACCTCAACCAACACTTTATCTGCATCAAGGTCGACCGAGAGGAACATCCAGACGTCGATGCGCTCTACATGGAAGCACTCATTGCCCAACAAGGCAGTGGTGGCTGGCCGATCACCGTCTTTGCAACACCGACCGGAATTCCCATCTACTGCGCAACCTACCTCCCGCCCCAGACCAGCTCGCACCTCCCAGGTCTGCTGCCCATCGCCAGCAAAATTGTTCAGCTGAGAGCTGAACAGCCAGAGGCGATCCTTGAAGCGAGCCACGAATACGAGACCGCACTCGCATCTCAGCGTGCCCTCCCCAACTCCTCAGATCTCGAACTAGATCCCGAAGTGATCATCGAGCAGATGATCGCCGAACTCGGAGAACGCTTCGACCCTGAATTTGGGGGTTTTGGCAACCATCCAAAGTTTCCCCAGCCCTATCTCCTTGACATTCTCTGGCGCTCTCGTCATCTCGCTGCCGACCCACAACACGTCGAGAAGATGGTAGTCACAACCCTCAAAGCACTCGCGAATGGCGGCATCCACGACCACGTCGATGGTGGGTTTTTTCGCTACGCAACCGACCGTTTTTGGATCACGCCGCACTTTGAGAAGATGCTCTATGACCAAGCAGGTTTGCTCTCGCTGTTTGCCACCGTGGCAGTCGATACCGATGACGACGATCTTCGGTGGGTCGCCCAGCGTATCTTCGCCTTTGCCTTCACAACCATGCGTCTCGATCACGGACTCTATGCCTCCTCGCTCGATGCCGACGCTGGCGGAGAGGAAGGAGGCTACTATCTTCTCTCCGCGAAGGAACTCCAAGAGCTACTCCTCGATCAGTACACCGTCTTTGCCGATTTTTACGGCGTCTCTCCTGGTGGTAATTTTGAGGGTCGAACGATCCTGCACCGACCAATTGGAGCCAGCCCCAGGCCAGATGAACGCATCACCTCCCTCCTCCCCACCGTATCCCACTATCGCAGCAAACGAATGGAACTCGGAATTGATGACAAAGCGACCTGCGACGGGAACGCAAGTTGGTCCGCCGCGCTACTACGCGCAGGGCGCTTTCTGAACAACACCGCGATGGTTCACGAGGGTCTCGCCCTGGCTGAGGCCTTACGAACCACCTTCCGAGACAAGGACGAGCTCTATCATGTCGCCTACCATGGACAGGTCACGATCAGCGGCTTCGCCTCCGATTACGTGAACTACGCCGGCGCCATGCTCGAAGCCTTTACGGTCTCCGGCGAAGGCACATGGCTGCGGGAGGCCCACTGGGCGCTCTCTTGCGCCGTGGATCGCTTTGGCAGCCCCGATGGACCCGAG
Proteins encoded:
- a CDS encoding SDR family oxidoreductase — protein: MGIAIITGGSRGIGLATATRLSREGHQVMLVARKLDELELAAQQIRDQLPEAVVGICPANLREEDAPSAIFDVTEEMLGTVTLLVNNAATNPWAGPMTELTPKVMDVVYQVNLKAPTIMIQEFAKRLGGGDHHGAVVNVASIGGLHVEPLIGWYNVHKAALIHLTRQFAAELGPRIRVNAVAPGLVRTQFASMLVDAMEEQLSRRLPLGRIGEPEDVADVISFLLSEEARWMTGTILTVDGGNEVMGMF
- a CDS encoding thioredoxin domain-containing protein, whose amino-acid sequence is MSDTPPSISNRLSESSSRYLLQHADDPVAWQPYDRESLDLASSLDRPLLISIGYSACHWCHVMAHETFNQPEVAAYLNQHFICIKVDREEHPDVDALYMEALIAQQGSGGWPITVFATPTGIPIYCATYLPPQTSSHLPGLLPIASKIVQLRAEQPEAILEASHEYETALASQRALPNSSDLELDPEVIIEQMIAELGERFDPEFGGFGNHPKFPQPYLLDILWRSRHLAADPQHVEKMVVTTLKALANGGIHDHVDGGFFRYATDRFWITPHFEKMLYDQAGLLSLFATVAVDTDDDDLRWVAQRIFAFAFTTMRLDHGLYASSLDADAGGEEGGYYLLSAKELQELLLDQYTVFADFYGVSPGGNFEGRTILHRPIGASPRPDERITSLLPTVSHYRSKRMELGIDDKATCDGNASWSAALLRAGRFLNNTAMVHEGLALAEALRTTFRDKDELYHVAYHGQVTISGFASDYVNYAGAMLEAFTVSGEGTWLREAHWALSCAVDRFGSPDGPELAIGRHGGLLPFQSFDRYDGATPSTNSLFAWFANRVGMLADDPALRATASKIVQAYLPLIERVPASFSILCWALVELELGTTEVLIPGDADRELIEVALLSTRGDLIVAHGEGSPLLQGLDDGFAYLCHNRVCQLPTTDPAHLRHALRGEE